A genomic stretch from Drosophila yakuba strain Tai18E2 unplaced genomic scaffold, Prin_Dyak_Tai18E2_2.1 Segkk5_quiver_pilon_scaf, whole genome shotgun sequence includes:
- the LOC6539976 gene encoding double-strand-break repair protein rad21 homolog — protein sequence MFYEHIILAKKGPLARIWLAAHWDKKITKAHVFETNIEKSVEGILQPKVKLALRTSGHLLLGVVRIYSRKAKYLLADCNEAFVKIKMAFRPGMVDLPEGHREANVNAITLPEVFHDFDTALPELNDIDIEAQFSINQSRADEITMREDYGSLSLSLQDDGFGDIGFEAETPEIMRCSIPSNINDKLFDNDVLENIESLDPHSTDAHADIPGSRLDGDGFGDSFGQPALFEDDLFGDSSQPVEQVPKESTAVINADDSDEDTIDNIHNVPSPATSLANSIEDEKDENNLNEHVSVSENVPINEITLIQNEDEGFALAPLDASIHKGVTKAKRKRKLIIDEIKNISGEEMKAQLADTSDILTTLDLAPPTKRLMYWKETGGVEKLFSLPSRSIPARALFSNYNRQLFSHSTFFEDFSSVAPMEILALEIYAKDNENALIIFNKKGRKRKIDIVSNSFLDHAPDSLIQSLEAPEVLRENHKSLGISTVSVDIVSKEQESMACQHELTFFDSMRSPDLLSLNEMDQLSSINEMPLTPRNTSHDMGDDFNQGDSTPVGLDHGHATPQHGNIGEMDHNSIIPTEKIKAILSESEGQPLLSDNGFLKSTNNILKGWHNYEIPGFAGQNHCEEQMENETDEQFEERVLNKRAAHLFIDVRSHFIAKDCLELSQLTSGNSRKQAAQKFYSLLVLKKFKVLHIDQSSPYADITITRGPTFENPKI from the exons ATGTTCTATGAGCACATTATTTTGGCCAAGAAAGGTCCCCTAGCTAGGATCTGGCTGGCAGCACATTGGgataaaaaaattacaaaggCCCATGTATTTGAAACTAATATTGAAAAATCAGTGGAAGGCATTTTGCAACCGAAAGTCAAATTGGCGCTGAGAACATCTGGACATTTATTGCTAGGAGTTGTTCGCATTTATTCAAGAAAAGCGAAGTATTTATTAGCTGATTGCAATGAAGCCTTCGTTAAGATTAAG atGGCTTTTCGACCAGGCATGGTTGACTTACCAGAAGGTCATAGGGAAGCTAATGTTAATGCGATAACACTCCCAGAAGTTTTCCATGACTTTGATACAGCGTTGCCTGAATTAAACGATATTGATATTGAGGCTCAATTTTCTATAAATCAGTCTAGAGCTGACGAGATAACAATGAGAGAAGATTACGGCAGCTTGTCTCTCTCTTTACAAGATGACGGATTTGGTGATATAGGCTTTGAAGCAGAAACGCCCGAAATTATGCGATGTTCTATACCTTCAAATATCAAT GATAAGCTTTTTGATAATGATGTGTTGGAAAATATTGAGTCCTTGGATCCACATTCAACGGACGCACATGCGGATATACCTGGTTCTCGATTGGACGGTGATGGGTTTGGAGATTCTTTTGGAC aaCCAGCCCTTTTTGAAGACGATCTTTTTGGTGATTCTTCTCAGCCAGTTGAGCAGGTTCCCAAAGAATCTACTGCTGTTATCAACGCAGATGATTCTGATGAAGACACCATTGATAATATTCATAACGTTCCGTCGCCTGCAACCTCGCTCGCTAATTCAATTGAAGATGAGAAAGATG aaaataatttgaatgaACATGTTAGTGTGTCCGAAAATGTGccaataaatgaaataacgCTCATTCAAAACGAGGATGAGGGGTTTGCGTTAGCTCCTTTAGATGCATCGATTCATAAAGGCGTAACCAAAGCCAAACGCAAACGAAAACTTATTATCgacgaaattaaaaatatttctggAGAAGAAATGAAGGCTCAGTTAGCCGATACATCTGATATATTAACCACACTTGATCTGGCCCCACCAACAAAAAG GTTAATGTATTGGAAAGAAACTGGAGGtgttgaaaaacttttttcattaCCATCGCGATCCATACCAGCTAGAGCTTTGTTTAGTAATTACAATAGACAGCTGTTTTCGCATTCAACGTTCTTTGAGGACTTTTCAAGTGTTGCACCAATGGAAATACTTGCGCTGGAAATTTATGCCAAAGACAACGAAAAcgctttaattatttttaataaaaaaggaCGCAAACGGAAGATTGATATTGTGTCTAATTCGTTTTTGGACCATGCACCTGATTCACTTATTCAAAGTTTGGAAGCTCCTGAAGTCCTGAGAGAGAATCATAAATCTTTGGGGATATCTACCGTTTCTGTGGACATTGTGTCAAAAGAGCAAGAAAGTATGGCATGTCAACAtgaattaacattttttgatAGCATGCGAAGTCCAGACCTCTTGTCCTTAAATGAAATGGATCAGTTATCATCAATAAATGAGATGCCTTTAACACCAAGAAACACGAGTCATGACATGGGGGATGATTTTAATCAAGGAGACTCAACACCAGTTGGATTAGATCACGGTCACGCCACTCCGCAGCATGGAAATATTGGCGAGATGGATCATAACTCTATTATACCTACAGAAAAGATTAAAGCCATTTTAAGTGAATCTGAGGGTCAGCCTTTATTGAGCGACAACGGTTTTTTGAAAAGCacaaataacattttaaaaggaTGGCACAACTACGAAATTCCCGGTTTTGCTGGCCAG aATCACTGTGAGgaacaaatggaaaatgaaaccGATGAACAATTTGAAGAACGCGTTTTAAATAAGAGAGCTGCACATCTTTTTATTGACGTAAGATCACATTTTATCGCTAAGGACTGTTTGGAACTTTCTCAGCTTACATCAGGAAATTCTAGAAAACag